CATACATACCAGACCAAAAACATCTCTGCTTCAACAACCCCACAGTCCGTTCAATGCCCTGGTGCCCCATATCGTCATGCACACTCAGCAGCACTCGCTCTTTCAAACACGCTGGCAACAACAACTGCCAACAGCTCTCCTCAGAAGAAAAATCTACTACCCGATACAGTAACCCATTACGTTCTCTGATAAAACTCCACTGCTTCAGAAGACACTTCGCTGACTTAGATAACGACTTTCTTTCTGGGTGCACTGGTCTCGTTTTCTTGTCCCAGAATCTTCTAAATTCTCTCAGAACAGGGTCGCTTTTCTGAAACTCAACCAGCTGTTCCCTAGTATAGCCAGGGAGTGTATGAGTGTTTCCTTGGAGACCAGTGCCAGCTTGTTCTCCAGCCTCCAATGCACGGATCTGCCTCAACCTGGCGCACTCAACACCCTTAAATGCGAGTTCAGGTCCCAAGGCTGTACCCCGACTAATCACACTGCAAATCGCTATACACTCATTCCAGTCAGCGTCCGGATCAGATTCAGGCTCCCCTGCAAACTCCTGCCTAGACAGCGCATCGGCTGCAGCATTACTCTTTCCCGGTCTGTATTTCACCTCGAAATTGAAGACAGAAAGCTGTGCTACCCACCTCTGCTCAATCGCTCCTAACTTGGCGGTTTGCAAGTGACAGAGCGGATTATTATCTGTGATCACTTCAAACCAGGACCCAAGTAAATAGCCACGAAACTTCTCAACTACTGCCCACTTGAGGGCCAGTAGCTCGAGCTTCATGCTACTGTAGTTGCGATCATTTTTCTCTGCATTACGCAACCTACGGCTGGCGTACGCAATGACCCGCTTCTCATCACCCTGTTTCTGATATAAGATGGCACCTAACCCATTCTGGCTCGCGTCTGTTTCAAGGATGAAAGGGCAACTGAAATCTGCGAAACCAAGTACCGGGGCTGTTGTCAGTCTATCCTTTAACTGATTGAATGCACAATCACATTCACTAGACCACAGAGTACTAAAGTGACGACCACTTCTGGCACACCTGCCTTCCCTCAGACAAAAATTTACCAGGTCATGTAAGGGTCCAGCTATCTTTGAAAATCCCTCAATAAACTTCCTATAATAGCTGCAGAACCCCAGAAATGACCTCAACTCCTTGACATTCTCCGGGATCTTCCAATTACTAACTGCAGCAACCTTGTCAGGGTCAGGTGAAATCCCCTGCACTGACACCTGATGACCAAGGAAGCGCACAGTGTCTTGGAGAAATCGACACTTCCCTAGCTTCACCTTTAAACCAGTCTCTGCCAACCGCTTCAGCACCATCTCCAGTCTTTCTAGATGTTCTTCAAATGTTTGTGAAAACAACAAGATGTCATCTAAGTACACTATCAACACCTGAAAGATCAGATCGCTCATGACAGCTTGCATAAGCCGCTGAAAGGTCGACGGTCCATTACAGACCCCAAACGGCATCCTCCGGTACTCAAATAAACCAAAGGGTGTCGTGAATGCCGTCTTGGCTCTATCCCGGTCACTCACCGCAATCTGATGATAACCAGAGGCCAAGTCCACAGTTGAGAAAAACTTTGCTCCCCGGAGGGCATCAAAGCTCTCGTCAATTCTAGGTAGCGGAAATGCATCACGCCTTGTCTTTGCATTGAGCTTCCTATAATCTACGCACAAACGTAGTGACCCATCGGTTTTGCGAACTAATACCACTGGCGAGGCATAAGCACTCACACTCTCTTGAATGACACCCTTCTTCAGTAACTTTGTGATATGCTCTCTAACCTCTTGGTATTGATTGGGTGGAATGCGTCGATAAGGCTGATTCACCGGAACGTCATCAGTCAAATGTATCTCGTGTTGAACCTTATCTGTATAACCTAGATCATCATCGTCCAAAGCAAATACACCTAAATACTTCTCAAGAACCGCTTTTAGCTGAACCTGCTGTTCAGGCGTGCCTCCCATGTCGACATGATCCAAGACCGATTGGATGGGGGGTTCAGAACACTGACCGACACCAACAGTGACCCGTTCTGTGTCTGCGGAGATTCGCTGAAACTTCACTTCGCAGGATGAACCCGCAGTGCTACCATCTATCAGAGACACCATACCCAAACGAGCTCTGGGCTGAAGCCAAAGGTCTTCCTGAGACAGGTTAAGTACTCTCACTGGACACAAAGGTAACTCTGATGTGACCAAGGTAGGTACTACAACCAAACCTCCTGGCAAGGGTGTGTTCACTGGTTCAACCAACCATGCAGAGCCATCCCTTTTTTTTCCAGATTCCACACCCCTGATCAGGACAGTGGCTGCAGACCAAGCAGGCACATGGGCAGGAGTCTTACCTGCGACACGAGCGAATGAAACTCGCTCCACTAACTCAACCGATTGGGCCTGCTGGAAGGCTACCCTCCAGTTGGAGTCTAGTCTCCCACCTAATGCAGTGTCAAATTCAGCGTGAACAATCTGTCGGCACTTACTAATAATGTTCATTCCTATAAGCACAGCCATAGACGATGGACTAGGAGTTTCTTTAACAATCAAGAAGCCACACTCAGGCAAAGTCATCCCCATAACCTCCACGTCCAGCTCCATGTAACCCAAATAAGGAATGTCTAAACCGTTGGCTGCTGTGATCTTCAGCCAACCTGAAGTTGACAACACATCACTCTCATTACCAAACAGATGCTCTCGGAAGAATCCCTCTGTGATGGTACTAACCTGACTACCAGTGTCGAGCAGACATGACACTATCACACCCCTGATTTTCAAGTCCACCATAGGGCACGTTCCAACTGCTCGTTCAAGGAACCTATCTCGACTGGTTCCCTCAGGCGGTGAACCAGACACTGCCCCTTGCGTTGCCTGACTCAGCGCCATGGAAGGACCTGGGTTTTCTTGCCTTTCATTGGTCCTGGGAGTACTCTTGGGTCTCCCACCCTGTCTCATAGTGCAGCGCCTAGCAATATGCCCAACCTCATTGCATCGGAAACAGATAGGTTCTCCCTCCTCTGTAAACCTGGGAGGAGACTTTGACGAGGGCACAAAATTTTGCGGAACTGACACTGATCGTTGTGCAGTCAACTCCTTTACCGCCTTAGTGAGCTCTGAAATGGTTTGCTCTTGCTCACTTATTCGCTTGTCCTGCCGTGTAATCACTTGTAAAATATCATTTAACACAGTGGATGTTTGAGCCTCAGACCCGGCAGCATTATCCTTAGTTTCACTCAGAACTTCTGAATGGATGGGTCGATTATTTGCAACTCTAATCGGCCTGCTCTCTTCCATTGACCAAAGAATGGCTTCATTACGTATCTCAAGCAGGGTCAACTGGGGCTTTTCTCTGATTGTTTTACGCAGCTCTCGCCTTAATGCAGCATCTCGCACACCCTCCACAAACTGATCACGTAAAATTCCCTGCTCATTAGCCAGACCACCTGGGGACTGTTTTGTGACAGAGCTTAATAGGCGAGAGAGAGCATGAGAGTAATTTCGAAGGTCTTCCCCCTCCAATTGTTTGCGATTGTAAAACATCTGCAACAATTGTGTCCCGCTACGCCGTTCTCCAAACGCTTCCCGTAGGAATGCAAACAAATCACTGGCCTGTCTGGACTGGTTTCCCACACATAAACGCACCTCTTCAAGTGCGGGCCCCCTCAGATGTGAAATAATAAAGTCCAACTGTTCTTCCTGGGTTTGATCTCTGGCCCGTAGAACCCTTTCTACCTCCTCAATAAACTCTTCTACAGACCTCCCATCTTTGTTGTACTCCCCGCAAAAGGGTTGAATCTGACGTTCACGAGGGACATAAATATAAGAGCGAGTTGAATTACCCCCACCAACTGCCCTATTGGCCAGAGCATCATCCCTCCAATCTCTTAACTCTTGAATTTGACCTCTCATTTGCTCTATAACATCATTACCCACAGCCCCCTCAACAGGGACATCTACCCCCCCTGCAGGCAGTTCGTCAGTGTCTGACATTTCTTACACAAGcaggtcaaaataaaataaaaataactcagGATGAACAACTCAGTCAAATATAAATGTCCTTGGTGTAAAACTCGTCCAAACTTCCCAGTCCTTTCCAGTACCTCAGACGCCCTCGCACTGATACACAGTTCTTGGATGGATCCGTTAAATCCTGGAAGCTACGCTGCACATTTGACAGAAGGAATCACGTCAACCTGGACCAGTCTTCTGAGCAGTCGTCACACCTGGCACCCCGTAAACCCGATCAATCCAACGTCGATCACCACGTCCACAACCGCAATCCTCCACGCTCTGGACGTCCACTGCCTCTGCAAAATTATTCACCACTGCCGTATTGCCCGACAAAACACGTCTCTCATCACaaacaaatcaaactgaataaacTACCCCACTCCTGGTACCAAAAATGTGTGACCGGGGAATTTAATTGACCACCAGAAACACTTTTAGCGGGTTTACTTACTTTGTAGTTTATTCATTTAGTATTTTCGAAAGAATGACATGTTCTGAAATGTTTAACAAGAGTGTACAAGAAACCGTTCCGGCTCAAAATAGAccggaaacaaagaaaaagagttaaatatctatttttgaaaatagacggAACAAAAAAACAGAGAAGGATACAAAGAGCTGGGAATAAAGTTTAAATCTCACAGCTCTATATTTCTCAGTGTATAATTATTCCTAATGTTCAACAGATTGTTCCACAATCCAACTGCTATAAGCAGAAACAAACTCTTAACCATCGCAAACACGGCCCAGTAAAAATACAGCCGCCACACAAAGATacaaaagttaaataattaaatacaaaaggaataccacaacaacaaaatgttgtgAGACGCTACAGAGAAACTACCACACTAAAATCACATGTGGTACTACACGGTACAATACGGCAGTGggaatactatacaaaataaacaaagcatAATAAGAACATGGAAATATTACCCACTtacatataatttgtgaaaaataaaaagataacactCACAAAATGATGAGCTCCTACTTTACACCTCACATTCACTTTATGAGGGCTGAAATCCTCAACAAAATGCTGTACTGTAAATAATCAGATAAAACATCAACACCTGAAACATttgcacaatgtaaaaaaatgtgtaaagcCACAATTGAACAGGCCTATACCGCATGGTGTGACGTCATTCCATCGTACACAATACAACTTTAATAACATGACATCTTTAGAAACcacacaacaaaatatatatccaGAAATGATATTTAAGAGGAAGATTAGAAGGAAATACTAGATTTACCCTTGGATGGTCTTAAATATGTCACTGATTACAGAGAGTGCACATCTCCCCAACGTTGCTCCCTGCACATCACCCAAAAAGATCTGAAAACAGCACATGCGCATTTCCCATGCATAATGCAAACAGCACCACCTACTGACGACTCAAGGAAAAATGCAGATATTAACTGTTTCTTCTGACTTAGTAatttacagaaaacagaaaataaaaataaaataagtttaacgaTGCAAAGGGAGAAATAAATTACTATACTTTTTACCACTCGGTTACATTTACATTGATTTGTCAACATCTATACAAACTAATTAGCAGAAAATATAATAACGTTATTAATTTGCCAGCTGTTAGGGACATGTAATTTCATGTAGACTTGCACTCTCAAAACGGGCGGATATGAGACAGATGGCATTGTGGGTAGTTTAAATGCTTGACACTGTGAAATGTGAATTTTTCCTGTCTGCGTTCACCACAGTTTTTTCATTAGCTAAAAGCATTATACGTTCAGAAAAAATAAGAGTAATGCATCGGGAGACAAGTCAATTTCTCCTGTTTTTAAATGTCACTAATCGAATTAGAGAACAACCTCATATCACTCACATTCAGGCTGCCTTTGTTGTCATTGTTGTCCTTGCTCGTGCAAGTCTTTTTCTGCCCAAATGTCGAGCCTTTCAGAAATTTAATTAATCAACCTCCTGTCCTTTCTCTCAAAAAGCAGCACGTTCTCGCTGGGTGTCTCTGCCTTAGCTTTTCCCCCCCCACACTTCCTCTGTTGTGCACttttcagtgtctctccatccACAGCTGTTGATGCTCTGGGGGTGGCTGTCAAATGGGAAATAATGTTTAGGGTCGTGAGTGTACGGTTATTGCCCTGCAGTGACCCCATCAACACAAGCCACCATCATTAGCTTGGTCAGTACTTAAGCAAGTTGCTAAAACAAGATCTGGTTCTTGTTTACCTTAAGGATGTATAACACTATAATTCCCACATTAACAATGCCAtatactacaaaaaaataaaaataaaaattgagatCTGACGGCGCCCTAAACAGGTTGACACTGCAGTGATTCTGTCATCAGCAACATTCAAGCTGAAATTATACTATACTGAATCAGCAGGGTATCTGAAACTATGGTAAAGTGAAACAGCAGGGTGTctgacactacactacactaatGCCGCAGGGTGCCTGAAACTATACTACACTGAAAAACACTGTCTTAAGAGAGTCAAATATATTTAGGAACAGAAAAGACAGATAGATACACAGAAAGACAGAGTTgtttcttgtcttgtcttgttttgAGTTCCAGTCAATACTTCAGGtcaaattttcatattttcataatcatgTGAAAAAAGTCATATCTGACAAATATCACTGTAGTGTATACTGATTTACTGTTGTTGGCCGATATTTAGACCGAAAGACAGTAGATAAATAGAACGGTTAATAAAATGATAGAACggcagacaaacagacagactgaaagacagacagacagacagacagacagataatgaGGATGCAGATACTGGAAAACTTTAATTAAACTGCAGCTGCAAGTCATGAAGAGATCATGATTTCTTAATTAAGTTACATTAAAGATGATCATTCTTTTTATTACTATCCATACAGCTATTGTTTATGCACTGCTTTGATTTCATGTCTACATTATTAGTAGTGATTAAGGCAATGCTACTGCTAGTATTTCAGCTCAGTCACATAACGAGTAATAATTCATAATGAGATGGTGAAATCTTATGAAATCATACAACCTAACTTTAAACCAAACCATGATTGTAACAATCCCGAGCATATTCATACGATTTTTCTGAGCTAAGTTGGACCGAAATAATTTAATTGTAGCGGCAAGCTTTGTGTACACACTGACCATTTGTATTTGCTTCAGAAAATCAATTTAATTTAGAGGTCACAACTCCTGTTCTCCTCCTATAAACCCATTCATGAttttaatatggaaaaaaaaaaaacactcaatagTTGTACTTTTTTGTATGAGCCAAGTTATAACGACATaatttcatttcaacatattgaGGACAAATCCCCTACAAACACTCAGAAATATCCAGGCAACCCCATAACAACcacctagaaaccacccagaatGAGGTAAAAACCAGCAACAAAACACCGAACAGTAAGCCAGCACCTTTGTAACTGCACAGCACCCATCTAGAACACAGTAGCAATCACCTAGAACACCTAGCAACCGCAACAGAAACAGCAACCAAAACCACCACCCGAGCACTTAAGcaa
The genomic region above belongs to Carassius gibelio isolate Cgi1373 ecotype wild population from Czech Republic chromosome A11, carGib1.2-hapl.c, whole genome shotgun sequence and contains:
- the LOC128022429 gene encoding uncharacterized protein LOC128022429 is translated as MSDTDELPAGGVDVPVEGAVGNDVIEQMRGQIQELRDWRDDALANRAVGGGNSTRSYIYVPRERQIQPFCGEYNKDGRSVEEFIEEVERVLRARDQTQEEQLDFIISHLRGPALEEVRLCVGNQSRQASDLFAFLREAFGERRSGTQLLQMFYNRKQLEGEDLRNYSHALSRLLSSVTKQSPGGLANEQGILRDQFVEGVRDAALRRELRKTIREKPQLTLLEIRNEAILWSMEESRPIRVANNRPIHSEVLSETKDNAAGSEAQTSTVLNDILQVITRQDKRISEQEQTISELTKAVKELTAQRSVSVPQNFVPSSKSPPRFTEEGEPICFRCNEVGHIARRCTMRQGGRPKSTPRTNERQENPGPSMALSQATQGAVSGSPPEGTSRDRFLERAVGTCPMVDLKIRGVIVSCLLDTGSQVSTITEGFFREHLFGNESDVLSTSGWLKITAANGLDIPYLGYMELDVEVMGMTLPECGFLIVKETPSPSSMAVLIGMNIISKCRQIVHAEFDTALGGRLDSNWRVAFQQAQSVELVERVSFARVAGKTPAHVPAWSAATVLIRGVESGKKRDGSAWLVEPVNTPLPGGLVVVPTLVTSELPLCPVRVLNLSQEDLWLQPRARLGMVSLIDGSTAGSSCEVKFQRISADTERVTVGVGQCSEPPIQSVLDHVDMGGTPEQQVQLKAVLEKYLGVFALDDDDLGYTDKVQHEIHLTDDVPVNQPYRRIPPNQYQEVREHITKLLKKGVIQESVSAYASPVVLVRKTDGSLRLCVDYRKLNAKTRRDAFPLPRIDESFDALRGAKFFSTVDLASGYHQIAVSDRDRAKTAFTTPFGLFEYRRMPFGVCNGPSTFQRLMQAVMSDLIFQVLIVYLDDILLFSQTFEEHLERLEMVLKRLAETGLKVKLGKCRFLQDTVRFLGHQVSVQGISPDPDKVAAVSNWKIPENVKELRSFLGFCSYYRKFIEGFSKIAGPLHDLVNFCLREGRCARSGRHFSTLWSSECDCAFNQLKDRLTTAPVLGFADFSCPFILETDASQNGLGAILYQKQGDEKRVIAYASRRLRNAEKNDRNYSSMKLELLALKWAVVEKFRGYLLGSWFEVITDNNPLCHLQTAKLGAIEQRWVAQLSVFNFEVKYRPGKSNAAADALSRQEFAGEPESDPDADWNECIAICSVISRGTALGPELAFKGVECARLRQIRALEAGEQAGTGLQGNTHTLPGYTREQLVEFQKSDPVLREFRRFWDKKTRPVHPERKSLSKSAKCLLKQWSFIRERNGLLYRVVDFSSEESCWQLLLPACLKERVLLSVHDDMGHQGIERTVGLLKQRCFWSGMYEDVEEWVKKCQRCILTKMPQPKVRAPVRAFLASRPLEVIAVDFTVLEPASDGRENVLVVTDVFTKFTQAFPTKDQKADTTAKVLLKEWFMKYGVPERLHSDQGRNFESEVIAELCRLYGVKKTRTTPYRPQGNAQCERYNRTLHNLLRTLPPERKRRWPEYLPELVHAYNVTPHATTGFSPYYLLFGVQPHLPIDALLGGEEVSEGKQDWLSVHQERLRYAHEKAREYSEEKALERVTRLNEKAFCPQVGVGELVYLRQRFPGRNKIQDAWSPIVYRVVEVIGTTYTVEPLEGGPSKKVHRSELRPGAVPTPRPRSRDRSQPDTQQVTMVENDTSEPDFVVVEEVVQPSVRGATNIQVNSEAPGTLGSSEGNQVPVSSDTGRDFAESDGVALNAEVADEVIRSLGFETGEMCDRVQREVPVPAVRRSKRATAGVHTNPFHAPRSACNAVSVSTDMVSQVLTSIGTALFEKALRGAMNTEFITE